The segment TAGAGGCAGTCATGAGAGCACTTGGCAAGAAGTTTGAGCCTGAAAGGGAAAACCTTTGGGCAATTACGGGTTTGCTTCATGATTTGGATGCCGATCTTGTGGACTACAGAGTGCATCCTGAGCTTCACGGGCCGAGAGCTTTGGAAATTTTGAAGGAAGAGGGCTTTGGAGATGAGGAAATGTACCATGCCATCATGGCACATAACAAATATACCAAAACGCCTATAAAGTCTACATTGGACAGGGCAATCTATGCAGGTGACCCGATTACGGGTTTCATAAATGCCATAACATTGGTTTATCCCGACCAAAAGATTGCAAAGGTGAAAGTCAAGTCGATAACGAAGCGCATGCATGAGACGCGTTTCG is part of the Peptostreptococcaceae bacterium genome and harbors:
- a CDS encoding HD domain-containing protein, translating into MYDRDRAIEILTANLKTEYLVRHSYAVEAVMRALGKKFEPERENLWAITGLLHDLDADLVDYRVHPELHGPRALEILKEEGFGDEEMYHAIMAHNKYTKTPIKSTLDRAIYAGDPITGFINAITLVYPDQKIAKVKVKSITKRMHETRFAAGADREAMWSIEELDMDFADFAELSLNAMKEISDILGL